DNA sequence from the Geobacter sp. AOG2 genome:
TATGACAGTTGTGAGGCTATTCTGGTTAATGTAGTAACTGAGATGTGGTTAACTGTTTTGGTTATGTATAAAAACAAGTTGCGTGAAAACATGGGCTGTTTGATGGTTCTTTTGTGCCATTCTGAGCCGTACTCAGGCCGGTTAACACCGAGTTTTGGGTGTGATTCTCCTTTCCTGTGTATAGTGCAGCATTCTTGAAAAAGGGGCAACATTTGCCGTGTTGCGGGCAAATTTATCAACAAACAAAGTAACCAAATACGCCCTTGGAATTGGGGCAAATGTCATTACCACGGGCAATCAAGCGGCAATGGAAAGTGGTGTGGGCAAATCGTCGGTGTAGATGAATTGGTGCATATGGCTGTTCGTCCTCCCGAAGGCATCCTGAATATAGCTATGGAAATCCCAAAAGTTGCGGAAGAGGGTGTCTGAATCCTTCTCCAAATCGGAGGCTCGATGTTCTTCAGGGTAATCTTCATCTGGTAAATTTGCCTGATAGGCGGCATTATCTATCCTGAGTTAACTATCAGTAATCCGGCCGCATTTATTTCTTAACTTTGGCCGGTTTTCCCTGTTCTTCCATTAACTCAGCAAATTTTTTCCACGTGAGCCGATGCTTTTTGACGGAGTTTCCAGCCGGGAGCCATTCAATATTACCTTTGCTGATTAGCAGCGTCCCTAGCTTTGAACCATCTTGCTTTACTTCAATCTCTACATCTTTATGCAGCACCATTTTTTCGTTTAAGTTCAAAGATACTTGATGAGCCATGATTTTCCTCCGATAGCTTTGATAGAGTAATGCTTATTTATTGATCGCTTGCTTTAAAACGGTGCTCGGTTTGAACGTCAATACACGTCTGGCCTCAATGGTGATTGTTTCGCCAGTTTGCGGGTTGCGGCCACGGCGATCCATCTTCTGTTTGACAATAAAGCTGCCAAAACCTGAAATCTTCAGCGTCTCTCCCGATTCGAGGGTGTTTTTCATGATGGAGAATAAGGATTCCATCATCTCGACAGATTCTTTCTTTGAATACCCGGTTGCGGAATGAATCCGCTCTGCGATATCGGCTTTGGTCATGTACATCCCCGTTGCGTGTATTTCCAGCCTCGGCGCATATTACAAGGATAAATCACATATTTCCAGTACATTCAGGAGGTTGTTTGTTCAAATTCAAATGCAGTAAGGATTTTTTCGCGCGACGCAGTATGTCGTGTGCATGTGCGATAATGATATCCACCTGCGTACTCCGAATACGGGCACATGCTGGCGCCGTTGAGCAAGTCGCTGTTGGTGGATTGCGAGGATGATTTCGACCATTACCCATGGTCCCGGACAGGATTGTTAAGATTGCCTTCCCGATTGCACAGAAGACCCCTCACGATGACGAGGTTCAGAAGCTTGAGGACGAAAACAAATCGCCTACTCTGAACGGCCAGACCGCCGTAACTATATCGGCCACGGCCATGCAGCCTGGAAAGGATTTATTATGATAGAGCATTCAGAAATGCAACCCGGTATTTACGCCATCGGAATCGAGAAAACCAAGCCGCCATCAGCCGATCATATTGGAAGTGTTGTTTTCCGAGTCGAAGCCCTGTGTGGGGCTCCTGGCGGGGGAAACACTTCGGAGCACCTTTCATTTGTCACTATCGATTCGTACGGAGATAGCGGCAAGTGCGACATTGCTCCGCTGCTCAGCACCCTTGGTGATGCTGATATCGTCTTTGTCTTGGCCGGACTCGATGAAAACGATGACATTTTGCTGGGGCGAATCTGTGGTGCAATATTCGAGGACAGTATCCGAACGTTCTTGGTGCTGCGGGATGCCCCAGAGGCCACTAAGGCGGGTGTTACTGGTAATGTTCCAAAGGCCTCTGTGGACGGGGTAATTGTCTTAGGTGCTTCATCCCTGGATACCTCCAGTACAACCCTATCGTGCGATAATCGTGATCCCCAAGCGCTGGGCTATCTACTCCCTCCGGTAATCCGCGCGATTGCTGACGTGATAATCCGCCCGTCATGTGTTGGGATTGACCTTGTTGACGTGCTGGATCTCCTTTGCGGAAAACTCACAAGGTTCGGCACCGGCAGCGCACATAGCGGTAACAGGCCAATTATTGCGACAGAACAGGCGGTGGCCAGCCTAACAGACCAGGGGATTAACCTATCGGAAATAGATGACGTGTTGTGCAATCTCAACGGGCCATCTAGTCTGTGCATGGATGATTTTGATTCCATTTGCCACTATCTGCATACTCGATTTGATGATGACATTACTTGGTTTGTCCCCATTTTTGACGACCACCTAGGGGATAATATTGTGGTGAACCTCATGGCGACGCTAAGGGTGAGTGGCTGCACGATTCCTGGCTGGATTGATATCTGTGACAGAGTCAAGCGAACACACCACATCGTGCGGCCATCGATGTCGTTTTGCTTTGATGACAAATGAGAATAATTCGTTTTGACGTTGTGGGGGAGGGTGGCAATGCATGAGTTCAATCGAAATGCGTTATTGGCAGGGCTGGAATCGTCACTTGAAGAGCAGGGTCGTCTGCATGGCTGCACACGCAACGACGTGCAGCGGGGGAATCTCAAATATGCCTTCCAAGAGGTAGTTCCGGCAACTCATACGGAAGGTGCTTTCGTAGTCTGGGCGGGAACCCGATGCCAGCCGGCGCATGATGTCGTCGATGAATATTGCCGCCGAAAAGCGGGCCAGGAATCACGATTGTTCGACCATGAAGTGCTGAGCCTGAAAGGGTGGTGCCAGCCAGACACGCAGCGTATTTTGGTGTTTCGCGAACAGATTGAGTCGCTGGTAAAGGAACTATCGGGTAACGGTGACGGGAAGACCATTGCCAACGGAATCTATCGGTTCTGTGAAACTGGGGCAGGAACCAGCTTGGATGAGTTCATGGGTATGGTCATAAGCAAAGGCGAGCTATCGGCGGGGGTTATTTCCGATTTATACGATTACATCAAGGAACGTTACGCCAGCTCGTTGCCATACGCTTGGTGCTCGACAATAGTGGAGCGGGCATTGCACTCAGCCGGTCAATACAGACCTGACGAACCTTAGAGGCCGCTCAGCATCCCTTTCAGTCCGTTCAGCACTATCTTTTGTTTGCTCTCGTCCAACCCTCTGATTGTGCCTGAAATCTCGGCAAGTTCATTCTCCAGTTGGCGATTGATGGACGCCGCAGAAAGATTCATCAAGTCGGCCAATTCCATTTCTAACACGTTGGCGATCAGGAAAATGCTGTAGATCGAGGCATTGACGCAGCCGCGCTCGATCTCGCTGATGTAGGTAGGATGCAGTTCCGCGAGTTCGGCCAGCTTCTCTTGCGACAGGCCCCGTTTCTTCCGCCGGGCACGTATCGCACTCCCCAAGGCTATCAAAAAATCTTCTTGTCTCATGTGTTCAGAACATAAGCGAAATCCTTAATAAGGTAATAGGCGATTGGCTTTATTATTTGACAACATAGTCTATATATGAAATTATTTCGATGATTTTGCCAATTGGCTGAGTTTTGTTCCCGACAAGGAGGATTCCATGAAAAGACTGCTGTACCTCATATTCCTGCTGGTGGCTGTCTCGGGCTGCGCAACGCCGCCGATAGTCATGGAGAATCACGTCCAGCGAAAGGTTTTCACCCCATGCGCCAGCGATACCTTCTGTTTCCAAAGCGCATATGACGTGACTTGGGATTCCTGGTGCAATGCCAATGACCGGCAGTGGCCCAGGCATGGCTGTGGAGGGTACGACTACGATTATCCGGTATCCTCACGGAGTAAGGAAACTGTCGTTCTGACCGGGGCCGATGGCTACTTGGTAACACTCCCGGCGGGCGGCAATATCGTCATGCCCCAGGAGACGGCCAAGGGGGTGGCACATGATTAGCTGGCAACCGGCAATGAGAGTATCTGCCACCGTGATTGCCGCTGTGACCCTACTTGGCGGCTGTGCCGATGTTGCCATGATCGAGCCCCATGAGCGGTATGTCATGAACGAGCAGCTCAAGGTGGCGCCGAGTCAAACAACGGCGGGCCGCTTCAACGCGCAAATGATCTTCTTGGCGGATCAGATCGAACGGAACGTGGACCGCAAGAGCCTGGAAAACACCTTCATCGTCACCAGCTTCACCAACCTCAATAAACTCTCGGAAACAACCCCGTTTGGCCGGCTGGTGGCTGAGAACCTGATACATGAACTACAAGTGCGTAAATGGAAGGTTTTCGAGGTCCGGCTGACCAAGGATGTGGTCATCAACGAAACCGGCGAGTTCTCATTGAGCCGCGATATCAAGAAGCTCCGGGATATGTACAAGATCGGCGGGATTGTGACCGGCACCTATTCCGTGGCGGAAGATCACGTTATCGTCAACGCCCGGATCATCGACATCGACAGCGGACTGGTGGCTTCGTCGGCACAGGTGCATATGCCGGTCAACTGGTTTACCGACTCATTGCTGTTCAGCGAAGAGAACCGCAAGCCCATGAAGATTGTCGGTGATACGCCAATCCTACCAAATGGGACGGACATACAATGAAACTGGTACGGAAAGGCCGCCTCTCATGATCCGACGATTCCTTGTGGCTGTGGCTGGTATCGCTATCACCCAGGCCTTGACCGGCTGTGCAACCTACAACTCCTATCACCCCGAAGCCTATGGGGCCTGTTACAATAAGACGCTGCCGGTACTGCTCGATGCCACCGACCTGAAAGCGCTGTTCCAGGATATCGCCGCCGAACTGTGCGTGGATACCTGTGCCGAGTGCGCGGCACGGACCTCAGACGGCAAAGCGGCCATACCGGCCAGCGCACCGAACGACGAAGCTAATCGCCTGACCGTGCTCGTCACCGACTTTGCCGATCTCCAAACCTTCATACCGAACCAGCCCGGCCTCTTGATGGGGGAACTGATGCGGGCCAGCCTCAATAAGACCTGTTGCTACAAAATCATCCAGGCCGAGTTCGCCAAATACTTCAAACTGTCGGAAAGCGGGCTGGTGGTGCTGACGCGCAACGTGAACGAGATTAAGAAGGATGAGTATTTCCAGTCCGAGGCGATAGTGGGAACCTACAACTACCTGAGCAACAACAAGGTGGTCATATTTGTCAGAAGGATCAACATGACAACCGGGAAGATATCCCGGATGGTGACGCGGGAGGTCAATTATTCGTGCCTCGGGAGGTCGTTGAAGTATTCGGTCAATTGAGTCTTTTGTTGATAGGCACCGAAATATGGTCCCGTGTTGGAGCTTGGATTGACCCACCTTCAACGTAGTTTCAGGAATACAAGAATGTCATTGGTGGCACCCGCACCGCCGACACAGGTTTGCCAGCCCCTTCTATTTTATGTCCGCAACAAACGTTACACTCACCCCTGAGATGGCGGCACCGTAGAGATCCACAGGCTTGAAGTAGGTCAATCCAAAATCTGCGGCCTTTGGAATGGCACCTGTTGAAATGTCACAGTTAACCGTTATAAACTCACCAGTTCCAAAGCCGCTTGACAACTTACTCGCCAGAACAAAATTTAGTTTTCCTGGAGCTTCGGATGTTGCAGGTGTATATATTGGCGGGGTAATAATAGACTGCGCGGCTACTCCGGAAGGGATCGCAACTGTATTACTGACAACTCCGCCAGCATCCGTCTCGACGGTGACCCCTTGCGGCAGATTGACCGTTATACCAATACCCGCAATGGAGGTGTTTGAGGATAAAGTGCCTTGTGTACTTAGCCTCAAGACTGCTGTTGTTGGCTGTTGGACAGCTGAACCTCCGCCGCTTCCACCGCCTCCTCCACACCCAGCCAAACTGAACACTGCTAAAGAGTAATAGAAAAATTTACATACAATCAGTTTATTCATGTATTTTATCTCCAACTCGACGTAAGCGTATTGGCTCGCACGCCCTGCTACCAGTTCACCAGCCCAACAATCTTGCGTAAAATGAGCACTACGTCACCTACGTCGATCACTCCGTCTGGATTTGGTTTTCCATCGAGGCCAAGGGGAGCGACGTCACAGCGGGCCTTTTCAAGGTCAGACGGCTGCTCAACGCCTACAACAAATTTCAGGGCTTTCAGGGCGTCTGTAATACCGATATCACCGCTACCGTCGGAGTCTCCCAATTTTCTATAAATAATATTCCTCATTACCGCGCTTGAATTGCCTGCCTCGTCAGTAGCCTTAACGGTTATCTGGTAGGTCTTCTCGTCTTTGAAGGTTAATACCTGCTCAAAAATCCCATTAGCAATAGCTGGTGTAAATATTTCTGAATCATTTGAAATAGATATTGTTATGGCAGTCAAAGCATCAGAAACAGCACCCCTAATGGTGACACTATTCAGACTGGTCACAATATCCTGACCGGGATCAGTTACAGCAAGCGTGGGAGTCTGGTTGTCGTGGGTTACGGTCCTTTTTGCTTTGGTCTGTTTCCCATTCAAATCGGTAGCGGTCAGCTCAATCGTGTCGATTCCGGGAACAAGGTTCACGGTTGCTGAGAAGTTGTTGTCGGTAATTGAGACAGATTGAGATGAACCACCGTTCACTGTTAAATTGGCGACAACGTCCTTGGCCAGAGTTCCCGCAACATAGGCAACCGGGCTATTGGCTCTGCTGTTGTCAGCCGGAACGGTGATAACGATACCCGGAACGGTCCGGTTGAGGATTATGTTTCTCGTGTCGGTGCTCTGGTTGCCAACAAGGTCACTGGCAACGACGGTAATGGCATTGTCACCGAGTTTAAGGGGCAATGCTTGGCTGAATGTCCCATCCTCGGCAATATTTACGGTCGAACCGTTTATGGTCAGTTCTTTAATCCCGTTTTCGTCTGAAACCGAACCTGATATATTCATGATGGCATTGTTGGTGAAAGCATCATTTGAAAGGGTTGAAAGCACCAGTGAGGGGGCAACTTTATCGATAGTAAAGTTCGCCGTTTTTGGCGCTTCACTATTTCCCAACACATCCCTGGCAAAGAACCTCAGGATGGCCGTGGCACCAATCTGAATTGGTGCGGAATATTGGGCAGAAGCTGTTGTTGGGGGGCTACCGTTAGTCGTGTAATAGATCGTTGCAAGCTCGTTTGCCTTCAATGTTACCTTTTGCGTCGAATTATAGACTCCGCCTGCGGGCACGGCAGTTGTTACCGGCGGAGTCGTGTCCAGAATAATCGATGAGCTGTAACGAACTGATTCATTGCCAAAAACATCCATGAATGCTGCGTAGACGATCTTATTCCCATCCCCATTTGACAGCCCCCATGCTCGTGTCAAAACAAATGGTTCCCATGTGCTGCAATCATTTGTATTGCTGATGCACATCTGGGATATACCACTGGGATCGCTGGCTTGGAGTGTCAATGTGACTGTCGGCGAGGCGGTGTACGAAATACCATTGTTTATAATTATCGAACCAACAGGCGCTGTTTGATCGAGCGCAATACCGGCCAAACTAACTTTAAAGCTGGCTGTTTGCGAGTCGTCTGTCTGTATCTCCAGGTATGCACCTTTTGCTCCGCTTGATCCCGGAACGAACTTGATATCAACCGTGCAGACTCCTGATGGGGGAACCGACTTATTTGAACACTGATCGTTTGTGAGAGTAAAATACGAACTGTTTTCACCCTTCACGGTAGCGCCAGTGACCGATACCGAATTTTCCCCCAAATTATGAACGGTTATTTGCTCCATTCGATAACCATTAGCAACGGTGCCGAAATCGACGCTCAACGGGCTGACGACAATGTTTGCATTACTAACCAAAGTCGCACTGAAAAACTGATGACCGACCCTATCGGCAACCAAGTTGATCGTTCCTGTCCTTATATCGGCACCGGCATTGAAATTCCCGCTTCGGATTGAGTAGTTCTCGCTGGCAGGTGGCTGGAATGTATCGATGGTATTGGGATCACTTTTGGTAACGTAAATTTCGGCGTAATCATTCAGTCCATCATTGTCTGAGTCAGCACTGTTTGGGTTTGTACCGTTGAGATATTCCTGGAGATTGCTCATCCCGTCGTGATCGGTATCAAGCAATGCGTGCCCAGCAACACTCTGGTCTATTCCATGGGCCGTTTCCCATTTATCCGGGATGCCGTCATTATCCTTATCAAGCTTATCAGGAATGCCGTCTCCATTAGAATCTGCCAGGAACTCAATAGTGCTGCTTTTTACCGCAGACTCACCATTACCATTCCTTACCTTGAAGTAAATGGTTTTTACTTCATAACCCTGGCTCACGGTAAAGACTGGTTTTGCTAGGTAAGACTGCCAGGCCGCGCCTGTGAATGAAGAATTTTCACTTGCCATGTAATCAGTGGGACTACCCACAGTGACGTTATCAAGCGTCACCTTGCCGGTGGTGGTGTATGTTTTTCCGGTGGAAACTTCGGCCACCAGAAGAGACTCGACAACCGGTTGCGGTACGGTCATGGCGGTCACGGCATGTGGCCTTATCCCTCCAGTCCCGTAGCTGTAGCTTGTTGACGAGTTGTTCAGGGAAGAGGTGAGCATATTTCCAATGGCGTTATACTGGTAACTCGCGCTGTAGCCGCTGTCGCCAGCCGACGTTAGCCGGTCCAGCCCGTCGTAGCCGAATTGCTCGACCTTCCCGGCGACACCATCGGTAATCTTCAAAATATTGCCGACGAAGTCATAGCCGTAGGAAAGGTCCTGTATAGCTGGTGTTGTAATTGAGGAAAGCCTTAGATTTTTATCGTTGAAAACGTAGGTCGTTCCCTTCCCGTTTGCATAATTCTTCGTGGTTGTCTGTCCAGCCGCATTGTAGTCAAGCTTTGTGATAATACCTGGGATGTTGTCTAGCTTTCCCTGGTTGTTATAGTAGAAGAGCACTTTCTGCCCATCGGGATAGGTTTGGCTTGCCACTCGGTCCAGGGAATCGTAGTCCCACTTCGTAGTCCAGGCAAACGCATCCATGGTTCGGTCTTCCTGGATCTTGCGTAACCTCTGGTCATAGGTGTATTTGGCAATGCCTGCGCCGTCGTTTACCTGGGAAAGTGTTCCTTTCAACTCCCGGTCGTATTTGTACTGTATATCCGCGCTGTTTGGATAGTCGATATAGGCTTTCCGGTTCAGTTCGTCATACTGGATTCGGGTAGTGAGGCCGCGATTGTCGGTTTGGGAGGTAAGATTACCGACCCTGTCGTAACCATAACTCCAAGCCCCGAGGTCGGGGTCATTCATCTGGATTTTGCGCCCCAACGTATCATAATTGATTGTTGTCTTGTTTCCCAAGTGGTCGCTTATCTGCTTCAGTTCTCCGAGCGGGCTATAAAGATAGTTTGTCGTAAAATTGGCGTCGTCTGAGTATTCCACAACCTGTTTGAGCCGTTGCCCAGAATCAAACACATAGGACTTGTCGTGCCCGTTCTCATCGGTTTCAGCCACTATCCAGTGGTCGAACAGTCTGATTACTGTAGTCCCATCAGGGTTTGTTACCCGTGTGGGTCTGCCCATCGTGTCATAGGTATATGATACAGTTGGCTTTGTGGTGTCGGGTGTGCTGTAGTTCAAGGAATTGTCGGCAAGGTATGGATTGGACTGATTCTTCACCCTCCCCATCTCATCATAGAAGACATCTACAGCAATCCGGTTCAAGCCGTTGTTGAATTCAGATTTGGTCTGAATGAGACTCCCAAAACCATCTACGAACTGAATTGTGTCAAGCGTCCCGCTGCCTCCCGCAGTCTCCCTTTTTGATACCATGATACTTTTCGGGGCAGGTCCATCGAGAAAGTATTGGAGGAACGTGGTTGGGTAGGTCTCGCTGTCGTACGGTTTTATTTCCTTTATCTTCCGTTGGAAGGTGTCAAAGACAGACTTCGTGACGAAGTTATTGGGATCTGTTTCCTGCAAGACCTCCCCGTTAGCAGGGTTGAAGGCCTTTACCGTCAAATAACCCTTGGCATCCCAAGTGTTCTCCGGGAAGGTGTTAAAGAGCGAGTCGTATGCCACTCTCGTGACGTGTTCTTCGGCATCGGTGGTCTTCGTACGATTCCCATAACCATCATATTCATAAGTCGTAACCGGATTAGGAAGCTCGTCGAGAAAATGTACTTCCTTGGTTAGGTTTCCGATAACAGGAGGGGTATCAAGAGCGGAAGAACCATCATAATAAAACCAGCTTTCCCTCAGCTTCGAACCGCCAACCGTGGCAGAAACATAGCTGTGATTCAACCGGTCCACGATCCAAAGACTTGGATTATAGACAAACTCCCGATAGGTGAAGGTCTCATCCCCCGTTACAGAGGTGTCGCCGTAATTGATTTCCAGCCCGGCGTTCCCATAAGTGTCATAATTTTGGTACTCTTTACGAGACTGCTTTGGGTTGTTAGCAAAACCGTCATAGATGTACTGGTCCATTGCGGCAAGGCTGCTCTTATATACCGGACTCACGAACTCGTCGCTCCAGGTGCTTGCCGTCAGTGCAAACGGCTTACCCGCGCTGGACCGTATCTCGGTGCTTGCTTCCTTGCCCTTTCTCGACTCGTCCTGGTGAAACGTGTGGATTACCTTGGAGCTGTCAGCCCGCGTTTCGGTTACTTGGCCGAATCCCCGGAATTCGCGTGTGGGAAAATCATAGAGGCCTTTGGCATAGGAGTAGCCGGTCGTGGCGGTAATGGCATGTGGCCCGGCAACGCCGTTGTTGGTTATGATAGAGTTAACCACCCAATAGTTGAACGGGAGCCGGGTGTTGTCGTATTTAATTGAGGAAGCATAACCTACCTGTACCGTCCCGCCCAGGGTATCGGTTACTTTTTCCAGTAAGTCTGCGGGGCCACTCTTGTTGCTGTAGATCGTCCAGTTAGATCCCAGCCCGCTAACCACATCCGGGAGGCCATCTCCATCAAGATCCAGCAAATCACGCCGGATATTGCCGGTGTCGTGCTCTGCATCACGGATCAGGCCGTCGCTGATGGGCATAGGCCAAGAAACCGGCGGGGTAAAACCATGGCCGGTGTTGAGTTGGACCTGTCCGCTCCCCATCACGATATCCGGCAAACCGTCACCATTGATATCCATGAAATCCCGCCTCACGTTTCCGGTTGAGTCGGTGTCGTTGATAAGATCCGAATCAACGTGAGTCCCCCAATATTCCGCAGGAAGAAAGTCGCTGCCGGTATTCAGGTACACCTGCCATAGACTGCCGCTGGAACCATCTGCCGGTCGCTTGGGATTAACAATGTCCGGGAGACCGTCGCCATTGACATCGAAGTGCCCCACCTGCATTGCCGTTGTGTCGCCGCGGGTAAAGTCCTCAAGCCATGCATTCTGATGAGGCACGGCCCACTCACCGAAGTCGGCAAAACCGCTCCCGGTATTTCTCCATACATGCCAGGTTGTGTCGCTGTTTTTTCTGACAATGTCCGGTTTGCCATCACCGTTCATATCGAAAAAATCCTGCTCTACGTTCGGAGCGGCATTGTCGGGTAGCTGCACGGCCCGAAGGTATGCGGCAAAAGGGAGCCCCCATGACAGGGAAGAGTTAAATCCATTTCCTACGTTTTTCTGTATTGATAGCTGCGTATCATCGTTTGCCCATATAAAATCGACGTAACCATCGCCGTCAATGTCCATAGGGGAGCTTTTTGTGTTAGGCGGCTGATTATCGGCGGGATCAAACAGATTACAGTGGCGGATAGCCCATTTTGCCGGTACGTTCCAAACGGTTTCGGTCGAGCTGAAACCAGTCTTGGTATTGAGCCAAACACTCCATGTCGTGTTGCTATCGTTGAAATTCACAAGGTCGGGCAGCCCGTCACCATTCACGTCAAAAGTGTCGGTAACGATGTCATTGCTATCCCAATTGTTCTTGCGAACCCATTTATCGGATGGAGCCGCCCAGGTTACACCGGAGGTAAATC
Encoded proteins:
- a CDS encoding plasmid pRiA4b ORF-3 family protein — translated: MPPIRQIYQMKITLKNIEPPIWRRIQTPSSATFGISIAIFRMPSGGRTAICTNSSTPTICPHHFPLPLDCPW
- a CDS encoding integration host factor subunit alpha, with amino-acid sequence MTKADIAERIHSATGYSKKESVEMMESLFSIMKNTLESGETLKISGFGSFIVKQKMDRRGRNPQTGETITIEARRVLTFKPSTVLKQAINK
- a CDS encoding helix-turn-helix domain-containing protein, giving the protein MRQEDFLIALGSAIRARRKKRGLSQEKLAELAELHPTYISEIERGCVNASIYSIFLIANVLEMELADLMNLSAASINRQLENELAEISGTIRGLDESKQKIVLNGLKGMLSGL
- a CDS encoding lipoprotein; its protein translation is MKRLLYLIFLLVAVSGCATPPIVMENHVQRKVFTPCASDTFCFQSAYDVTWDSWCNANDRQWPRHGCGGYDYDYPVSSRSKETVVLTGADGYLVTLPAGGNIVMPQETAKGVAHD
- a CDS encoding FlgO family outer membrane protein; its protein translation is MISWQPAMRVSATVIAAVTLLGGCADVAMIEPHERYVMNEQLKVAPSQTTAGRFNAQMIFLADQIERNVDRKSLENTFIVTSFTNLNKLSETTPFGRLVAENLIHELQVRKWKVFEVRLTKDVVINETGEFSLSRDIKKLRDMYKIGGIVTGTYSVAEDHVIVNARIIDIDSGLVASSAQVHMPVNWFTDSLLFSEENRKPMKIVGDTPILPNGTDIQ
- a CDS encoding FlgO family outer membrane protein; this encodes MIRRFLVAVAGIAITQALTGCATYNSYHPEAYGACYNKTLPVLLDATDLKALFQDIAAELCVDTCAECAARTSDGKAAIPASAPNDEANRLTVLVTDFADLQTFIPNQPGLLMGELMRASLNKTCCYKIIQAEFAKYFKLSESGLVVLTRNVNEIKKDEYFQSEAIVGTYNYLSNNKVVIFVRRINMTTGKISRMVTREVNYSCLGRSLKYSVN
- a CDS encoding toxin TcdB middle/N-terminal domain-containing protein, yielding MTVFVRIAMAIFIFFNVIDCFADDLDPHYKFSGVQAPASPYKNTWGAFQTDLFSGSFSYNYKVEVPPGTNGLAPKISLGYNSHSAKGKASWVGAGWEIPQSYIQRNIQYTRKDTSDDTFELYLDGAKHDLVFVTGEGHYHTRVESYLKVDWHGTGAPNDRGSYWTVTSKDGTEYRFGYNPDSENMIQATDTSFSHYVTRWSLDRVKDTNGNCIYYTYAENPTPNDRGAVYLSKIEYNNDKKRTIEFKLEDSDKPDTYLTIEQGSEIREARRLGEILVKVNGSLARRYVLGYGLNEAQNRSLLTSITQYGADGVSALPPATFSYKTLDKGFTSGVTWAAPSDKWVRKNNWDSNDIVTDTFDVNGDGLPDLVNFNDSNTTWSVWLNTKTGFSSTETVWNVPAKWAIRHCNLFDPADNQPPNTKSSPMDIDGDGYVDFIWANDDTQLSIQKNVGNGFNSSLSWGLPFAAYLRAVQLPDNAAPNVEQDFFDMNGDGKPDIVRKNSDTTWHVWRNTGSGFADFGEWAVPHQNAWLEDFTRGDTTAMQVGHFDVNGDGLPDIVNPKRPADGSSGSLWQVYLNTGSDFLPAEYWGTHVDSDLINDTDSTGNVRRDFMDINGDGLPDIVMGSGQVQLNTGHGFTPPVSWPMPISDGLIRDAEHDTGNIRRDLLDLDGDGLPDVVSGLGSNWTIYSNKSGPADLLEKVTDTLGGTVQVGYASSIKYDNTRLPFNYWVVNSIITNNGVAGPHAITATTGYSYAKGLYDFPTREFRGFGQVTETRADSSKVIHTFHQDESRKGKEASTEIRSSAGKPFALTASTWSDEFVSPVYKSSLAAMDQYIYDGFANNPKQSRKEYQNYDTYGNAGLEINYGDTSVTGDETFTYREFVYNPSLWIVDRLNHSYVSATVGGSKLRESWFYYDGSSALDTPPVIGNLTKEVHFLDELPNPVTTYEYDGYGNRTKTTDAEEHVTRVAYDSLFNTFPENTWDAKGYLTVKAFNPANGEVLQETDPNNFVTKSVFDTFQRKIKEIKPYDSETYPTTFLQYFLDGPAPKSIMVSKRETAGGSGTLDTIQFVDGFGSLIQTKSEFNNGLNRIAVDVFYDEMGRVKNQSNPYLADNSLNYSTPDTTKPTVSYTYDTMGRPTRVTNPDGTTVIRLFDHWIVAETDENGHDKSYVFDSGQRLKQVVEYSDDANFTTNYLYSPLGELKQISDHLGNKTTINYDTLGRKIQMNDPDLGAWSYGYDRVGNLTSQTDNRGLTTRIQYDELNRKAYIDYPNSADIQYKYDRELKGTLSQVNDGAGIAKYTYDQRLRKIQEDRTMDAFAWTTKWDYDSLDRVASQTYPDGQKVLFYYNNQGKLDNIPGIITKLDYNAAGQTTTKNYANGKGTTYVFNDKNLRLSSITTPAIQDLSYGYDFVGNILKITDGVAGKVEQFGYDGLDRLTSAGDSGYSASYQYNAIGNMLTSSLNNSSTSYSYGTGGIRPHAVTAMTVPQPVVESLLVAEVSTGKTYTTTGKVTLDNVTVGSPTDYMASENSSFTGAAWQSYLAKPVFTVSQGYEVKTIYFKVRNGNGESAVKSSTIEFLADSNGDGIPDKLDKDNDGIPDKWETAHGIDQSVAGHALLDTDHDGMSNLQEYLNGTNPNSADSDNDGLNDYAEIYVTKSDPNTIDTFQPPASENYSIRSGNFNAGADIRTGTINLVADRVGHQFFSATLVSNANIVVSPLSVDFGTVANGYRMEQITVHNLGENSVSVTGATVKGENSSYFTLTNDQCSNKSVPPSGVCTVDIKFVPGSSGAKGAYLEIQTDDSQTASFKVSLAGIALDQTAPVGSIIINNGISYTASPTVTLTLQASDPSGISQMCISNTNDCSTWEPFVLTRAWGLSNGDGNKIVYAAFMDVFGNESVRYSSSIILDTTPPVTTAVPAGGVYNSTQKVTLKANELATIYYTTNGSPPTTASAQYSAPIQIGATAILRFFARDVLGNSEAPKTANFTIDKVAPSLVLSTLSNDAFTNNAIMNISGSVSDENGIKELTINGSTVNIAEDGTFSQALPLKLGDNAITVVASDLVGNQSTDTRNIILNRTVPGIVITVPADNSRANSPVAYVAGTLAKDVVANLTVNGGSSQSVSITDNNFSATVNLVPGIDTIELTATDLNGKQTKAKRTVTHDNQTPTLAVTDPGQDIVTSLNSVTIRGAVSDALTAITISISNDSEIFTPAIANGIFEQVLTFKDEKTYQITVKATDEAGNSSAVMRNIIYRKLGDSDGSGDIGITDALKALKFVVGVEQPSDLEKARCDVAPLGLDGKPNPDGVIDVGDVVLILRKIVGLVNW